The following proteins are encoded in a genomic region of Oryzias latipes chromosome 17, ASM223467v1:
- the LOC101158138 gene encoding roquin-1 isoform X1, producing MPVQAPQWTEFLLCPICTQTFEETVRRPISLGCGHTVCKMCLNKLHRKACPFDQTVISTDIEQLPVNTALLQLVGGQIPKAQPVALITSPEDSQNYEVARQCVEELALYLKPLSNSRGVGLSSTAQSILSRPMQRKLVTLVHCQLVEEEGRVRAMRAARSLGERTVTELILQHQNPQQLSSNLWAAVRARGCQFLGPAMQEEALKLVLLALEDGSALSRKVLVLFVVQRLEPRFPQASKTSIGHVVQLLYRASCFKVTKRDEDSSLMQLKEEFRTYEALRREHDSQIVQIAMEGGLRIAPDQWSSLLYGDQSHKSHMQSIIDKLQTPASFAQSVQELTIALQRTGDPANLNRLRPHLELLANIDPSPDAPPPTWEQLEKGLVAVKTVVHGLVDFIQNHSKKGADPQQPPQHSKYKTYMCRDMKQKGGCPRGASCTFAHSQEELEKYRKMNKRLAARSGGLMSDEGIPLEAGVTRKPSPLTNGTGTPNLPQLIPRGTDNVPYKTLSDPLKMDGRSSNAPGSPPDALGHGPKSHMPIPPHAMGHPRMPADHLPTVKHMPVVARGSPVYPQRHPDMCYDTRPPPASQYEPPHYPPSYPYQPSPQYVHGEFMRNPPPPNESGLPYQDPYANYNHQEHNYQPPHSSQHFPYPHPHYDRNHPGSYSRPPQPPQPYPSQRDDHVRIQSPAPLDVAPPTGGQSGSVYHQETNARDRYPPDGYYAPGAQPPPMRPFVKPSQPSLDYLHQRRRELISQLEERKVISPPPFAPSPTLSHTFPSDYPTERLHDDGSKPMMKFREPDYAGQYSPWSCETIGSYIGTKDAKPKDVMVTVAMDMMNVDAKGSRDLTLDVPRRGTEVKDDDPIIPFGPQPTVSRFGAISRTSKTGYQTNFPVQTMASTPQNPSSKHMAMSAEYSYGSHGTWSGPSYPPQQTTSSQGHFSDRLAPDREQLKIELQQVNQQINQQTQLHNMEAASNSLLLQREANAQSSQGQAAMPSQQQQPKWPAGGASAAAVSSEQLSMELHQVEREIGKRTREMAMQENQVSHDVQQYKMKPAENGQPEHKTQLEEISLALGEVSNGSSNLQESAMGGSMLSLANKTSALSLCSDPDAAGSEMQKNGVHSCS from the exons ATGCCAGTTCAAGCACCACAATGGACAGAGTTCTTGCTGTGCCCAATCTGCACACAAACATTTGAGGAGACTGTCCGTAGGCCGATCAGCTTGGGCTGTGGACACACTGTCTGCAAGATGTGCCTGAACAAGCTGCACCGAAAGGCCTGTCCCTTTGACCAGACAGTTATCAGCACAGACATTGAGCAGCTACCTGTGAACACAGCGCTGTTACAGCTGGTGGGAGGCCAG ATTCCAAAGGCTCAGCCAGTTGCCTTGATTACCAGTCCAGAAGACTCACAGAATTATGAGGTGGCCAGGCAGTGTGTAGAGGAACTGGCCCTTTATCTCAAACCCCTCAGTAACAGCCGAG GTGTGGGTCTGAGCAGTACAGCCCAAAGCATTCTGAGTCGACCCATGCAGAGGAAATTGGTAACTCTAGTCCACTGCCAGCTGGTGGAGGAAGAGGGCCGCGTCAGAGCCATGAGAGCTGCCCGCTCCCTGGGTGAACGAACTGTCACTGAACTCATCTTGCAGCACCAGAATCCACAGCAACTCTCTTCCAACCTTTGGGCAGCTGTTCGTGCTCGGGGATGTCAGTTCTTAGGTCcag CAATGCAAGAGGAAGCTCTTAAGTTGGTCCTCCTTGCTTTAGAAGACGGTTCTGCTTTGTCCAGGAAAGTGTTGGTTCTGTTTGTGGTCCAGAGGCTGGAGCCTCGCTTCCCTCAGGCCTCTAAAACTAGCATAGGCCACGTGGTACAGCTCCTTTACAGGGCTTCCTGCTTTAAG GTCACCAAACGTGATGAAGATTCATCTTTGATGCAGCTGAAAGAAGAGTTTCGTACTTACGAGGCTCTAAGACGTGAGCACGACTCTCAGATCGTACAGATTGCCATGGAAGGTGGATTACGCATAGCACCTGACCAGTGGTCTTCTCTGTTATATGGAGATCAATCTCACAAGTCTCACATGCAGTCTATAATAGATAAG CTGCAGACCCCAGCATCTTTTGCCCAAAGTGTCCAGGAGTTGACAATTGCACTGCAGAGGACCGGAGACCCAGCCAACCTGAACAGGCTGCGGCCCCACTTGGAACTGCTGGCAAACATCGACCCCAGCCCGG atgctcCTCCTCCTACGTGGGAGCAGCTAGAGAAAGGGCTTGTAGCAGTGAAAACAGTGGTACACGGGCTAGTTGACTTTATCCAGAACCACAGCAAGAAGGGAGCTGACCCTCAACAG CCTCCTCAGCATAGCAAATACAAGACATACATGTGTCGTGACATGAAGCAGAAGGGAGGCTGTCCTCGTGGAGCCAGCTGTACCTTTGCTCATTCTCAGGAAGAACTGGAGAA GTATCGTAAAATGAATAAGCGTCTGGCAGCCCGGTCAGGTGGGCTTATGTCAGACGAGGGGATTCCTCTCGAAGCAGGAGTGACTCGGAAGCCCTCCCCCCTCACCAATGGCACTGGGACACCAAATCTACCCCAACTTATTCCTCGTGGCACCGACAATGTCCCATATAAGACTCTGTCTGATCCCCtcaagatggatggaagaagtTCAAATGCCCCTGGATCACCACCAGATGC CCTGGGCCATGGACCGAAAAGTCACATGCCGATCCCACCTCACGCAATGGGCCACCCACGGATGCCTGCAGATCACCTCCCAACGGTAAAGCATATGCCTGTGGTAGCCAGAGGTTCGCCGGTGTATCCTCAGCGACATCCTGACATGTGCTATGACACTCGTCCACCACCTGCCTCTCAGTATGAGCCCCCTCATTACCCCCCAA GTTACCCATACCAACCTTCACCACAGTATGTTCATGGGGAGTTCATGCGTAACCCGCCTCCCCCGAATGAGTCAGGACTGCCTTACCAAGACCCTTATGCTAACTACAACCACCAAGAGCATAACTATCAGCCCCCTCACTCCAGCCAGCATTTCCCATATCCCCACCCTCACTATGACAGAAATCACCCCGGTTCCTACAGCCGCCCACCACAGCCCCCACAGCCTTATCCGTCTCAGAGGGATGACCATGTCCGAATCCAGAGTCCAGCACCTCTAGACGTCGCCCCACCCACAGGAGGACAGTCCGGCTCCGTCTACCACCAAGAGACAAATGCCCGCGATCGCTACCCACCAGATGGCTACTATGCACCAGGAGCCCAGCCTCCCCCAATGAGGCCTTTTGTCAAG CCGTCACAGCCCAGCCTTGACTACCTGCATCAACGTCGGCGGGAGCTGATATCACAGCTTGAGGAAAGGAAAGTCATCTCCCCACCGCCATTCGCCCCCTCGCCCACTCTTTCCCACACCTTTCCCAGTGATTACCCCACAGAG CGTTTGCATGATGATGGCTCCAAACCGATGATGAAATTCAGAGAGCCTGACTATGCGGGCCAGTACTCCCCTTGGTCTTGTGAGACTATAGGCTCATATATTGGTACAAAGGATGCCAAACCCAAAGATGTTATGGTTACTGTTGCCATGGACATGATG AATGTGGACGCAAAAGGTTCTAGAGATCTAACATTGGACGTTCCACGGAGGGGCACAGAAGTAAAGGATGACGACCCTATTATCCCGTTTGGACCCCAGCCCACTGTGTCGCGCTTTGGCGCCATCTCTCGCACTTCAAAGACAGGTTACCAGACCAATTTCCCTGTGCAGACTATGGCCTCCACCCCGCAGAATCCCAGCTCTAAACACATGGCTATGTCAG CAGAATATTCATATGGGAGTCATGGCACATGGAGTGGGCCGTCATACCCTCCTCAGCAAACCACCTCCTCTCAGGGACATTTCAGTGACCG CCTTGCCCCTGACAGAGAACAGTTAAAGATTGAGCTTCAGCAGGTTAACCAGCAAATCAACCAACAGACTCAGTTGCACAATATGGAG GCTGCTAGTAACTCTCTACTCCTGCAGAGAGAAGCTAATGCACAGTCCAGCCAGGGCCAGGCAGCAATGCCCTCACAACAGCAACAGCCCAAGTGGCCAGCAGGTGGTGCTAGTGCAGCAGCCGTTTCCAGTGAGCAACTCAGCATGGAGCTCCACCAGGTGGAGAGAGAAATTGGCAAGAGAACCCGTGAGATGGCTATG CAGGAAAACCAAGTAAGCCATGATGTTCAACAGTACAAGATGAAGCCTGCAGAGAATGGACAACCAGAGCACAAGACTCAGCTGGAAGAAATTTCCCTGGCGCTTGG CGAGGTGTCCAATGGTTCCAGCAATTTGCAGGAAAGTGCAATGGGCGGGTCCATGCTGTCACTGGCAAACAAGACTTCTGCTTTGAGCCTGTGTTCTGATCCAGATGCCGCTGGttcagaaatgcagaaaaatggtGTCCATTCATGCTCTTAA
- the LOC101158138 gene encoding roquin-1 isoform X2 gives MPVQAPQWTEFLLCPICTQTFEETVRRPISLGCGHTVCKMCLNKLHRKACPFDQTVISTDIEQLPVNTALLQLVGGQIPKAQPVALITSPEDSQNYEVARQCVEELALYLKPLSNSRGVGLSSTAQSILSRPMQRKLVTLVHCQLVEEEGRVRAMRAARSLGERTVTELILQHQNPQQLSSNLWAAVRARGCQFLGPAMQEEALKLVLLALEDGSALSRKVLVLFVVQRLEPRFPQASKTSIGHVVQLLYRASCFKVTKRDEDSSLMQLKEEFRTYEALRREHDSQIVQIAMEGGLRIAPDQWSSLLYGDQSHKSHMQSIIDKLQTPASFAQSVQELTIALQRTGDPANLNRLRPHLELLANIDPSPDAPPPTWEQLEKGLVAVKTVVHGLVDFIQNHSKKGADPQQPPQHSKYKTYMCRDMKQKGGCPRGASCTFAHSQEELEKYRKMNKRLAARSGGLMSDEGIPLEAGVTRKPSPLTNGTGTPNLPQLIPRGTDNVPYKTLSDPLKMDGRSSNAPGSPPDALGHGPKSHMPIPPHAMGHPRMPADHLPTVKHMPVVARGSPVYPQRHPDMCYDTRPPPASQYEPPHYPPSYPYQPSPQYVHGEFMRNPPPPNESGLPYQDPYANYNHQEHNYQPPHSSQHFPYPHPHYDRNHPGSYSRPPQPPQPYPSQRDDHVRIQSPAPLDVAPPTGGQSGSVYHQETNARDRYPPDGYYAPGAQPPPMRPFVKPSQPSLDYLHQRRRELISQLEERKVISPPPFAPSPTLSHTFPSDYPTERLHDDGSKPMMKFREPDYAGQYSPWSCETIGSYIGTKDAKPKDVMVTVAMDMMNVDAKGSRDLTLDVPRRGTEVKDDDPIIPFGPQPTVSRFGAISRTSKTGYQTNFPVQTMASTPQNPSSKHMAMSEYSYGSHGTWSGPSYPPQQTTSSQGHFSDRLAPDREQLKIELQQVNQQINQQTQLHNMEAASNSLLLQREANAQSSQGQAAMPSQQQQPKWPAGGASAAAVSSEQLSMELHQVEREIGKRTREMAMQENQVSHDVQQYKMKPAENGQPEHKTQLEEISLALGEVSNGSSNLQESAMGGSMLSLANKTSALSLCSDPDAAGSEMQKNGVHSCS, from the exons ATGCCAGTTCAAGCACCACAATGGACAGAGTTCTTGCTGTGCCCAATCTGCACACAAACATTTGAGGAGACTGTCCGTAGGCCGATCAGCTTGGGCTGTGGACACACTGTCTGCAAGATGTGCCTGAACAAGCTGCACCGAAAGGCCTGTCCCTTTGACCAGACAGTTATCAGCACAGACATTGAGCAGCTACCTGTGAACACAGCGCTGTTACAGCTGGTGGGAGGCCAG ATTCCAAAGGCTCAGCCAGTTGCCTTGATTACCAGTCCAGAAGACTCACAGAATTATGAGGTGGCCAGGCAGTGTGTAGAGGAACTGGCCCTTTATCTCAAACCCCTCAGTAACAGCCGAG GTGTGGGTCTGAGCAGTACAGCCCAAAGCATTCTGAGTCGACCCATGCAGAGGAAATTGGTAACTCTAGTCCACTGCCAGCTGGTGGAGGAAGAGGGCCGCGTCAGAGCCATGAGAGCTGCCCGCTCCCTGGGTGAACGAACTGTCACTGAACTCATCTTGCAGCACCAGAATCCACAGCAACTCTCTTCCAACCTTTGGGCAGCTGTTCGTGCTCGGGGATGTCAGTTCTTAGGTCcag CAATGCAAGAGGAAGCTCTTAAGTTGGTCCTCCTTGCTTTAGAAGACGGTTCTGCTTTGTCCAGGAAAGTGTTGGTTCTGTTTGTGGTCCAGAGGCTGGAGCCTCGCTTCCCTCAGGCCTCTAAAACTAGCATAGGCCACGTGGTACAGCTCCTTTACAGGGCTTCCTGCTTTAAG GTCACCAAACGTGATGAAGATTCATCTTTGATGCAGCTGAAAGAAGAGTTTCGTACTTACGAGGCTCTAAGACGTGAGCACGACTCTCAGATCGTACAGATTGCCATGGAAGGTGGATTACGCATAGCACCTGACCAGTGGTCTTCTCTGTTATATGGAGATCAATCTCACAAGTCTCACATGCAGTCTATAATAGATAAG CTGCAGACCCCAGCATCTTTTGCCCAAAGTGTCCAGGAGTTGACAATTGCACTGCAGAGGACCGGAGACCCAGCCAACCTGAACAGGCTGCGGCCCCACTTGGAACTGCTGGCAAACATCGACCCCAGCCCGG atgctcCTCCTCCTACGTGGGAGCAGCTAGAGAAAGGGCTTGTAGCAGTGAAAACAGTGGTACACGGGCTAGTTGACTTTATCCAGAACCACAGCAAGAAGGGAGCTGACCCTCAACAG CCTCCTCAGCATAGCAAATACAAGACATACATGTGTCGTGACATGAAGCAGAAGGGAGGCTGTCCTCGTGGAGCCAGCTGTACCTTTGCTCATTCTCAGGAAGAACTGGAGAA GTATCGTAAAATGAATAAGCGTCTGGCAGCCCGGTCAGGTGGGCTTATGTCAGACGAGGGGATTCCTCTCGAAGCAGGAGTGACTCGGAAGCCCTCCCCCCTCACCAATGGCACTGGGACACCAAATCTACCCCAACTTATTCCTCGTGGCACCGACAATGTCCCATATAAGACTCTGTCTGATCCCCtcaagatggatggaagaagtTCAAATGCCCCTGGATCACCACCAGATGC CCTGGGCCATGGACCGAAAAGTCACATGCCGATCCCACCTCACGCAATGGGCCACCCACGGATGCCTGCAGATCACCTCCCAACGGTAAAGCATATGCCTGTGGTAGCCAGAGGTTCGCCGGTGTATCCTCAGCGACATCCTGACATGTGCTATGACACTCGTCCACCACCTGCCTCTCAGTATGAGCCCCCTCATTACCCCCCAA GTTACCCATACCAACCTTCACCACAGTATGTTCATGGGGAGTTCATGCGTAACCCGCCTCCCCCGAATGAGTCAGGACTGCCTTACCAAGACCCTTATGCTAACTACAACCACCAAGAGCATAACTATCAGCCCCCTCACTCCAGCCAGCATTTCCCATATCCCCACCCTCACTATGACAGAAATCACCCCGGTTCCTACAGCCGCCCACCACAGCCCCCACAGCCTTATCCGTCTCAGAGGGATGACCATGTCCGAATCCAGAGTCCAGCACCTCTAGACGTCGCCCCACCCACAGGAGGACAGTCCGGCTCCGTCTACCACCAAGAGACAAATGCCCGCGATCGCTACCCACCAGATGGCTACTATGCACCAGGAGCCCAGCCTCCCCCAATGAGGCCTTTTGTCAAG CCGTCACAGCCCAGCCTTGACTACCTGCATCAACGTCGGCGGGAGCTGATATCACAGCTTGAGGAAAGGAAAGTCATCTCCCCACCGCCATTCGCCCCCTCGCCCACTCTTTCCCACACCTTTCCCAGTGATTACCCCACAGAG CGTTTGCATGATGATGGCTCCAAACCGATGATGAAATTCAGAGAGCCTGACTATGCGGGCCAGTACTCCCCTTGGTCTTGTGAGACTATAGGCTCATATATTGGTACAAAGGATGCCAAACCCAAAGATGTTATGGTTACTGTTGCCATGGACATGATG AATGTGGACGCAAAAGGTTCTAGAGATCTAACATTGGACGTTCCACGGAGGGGCACAGAAGTAAAGGATGACGACCCTATTATCCCGTTTGGACCCCAGCCCACTGTGTCGCGCTTTGGCGCCATCTCTCGCACTTCAAAGACAGGTTACCAGACCAATTTCCCTGTGCAGACTATGGCCTCCACCCCGCAGAATCCCAGCTCTAAACACATGGCTATGTCAG AATATTCATATGGGAGTCATGGCACATGGAGTGGGCCGTCATACCCTCCTCAGCAAACCACCTCCTCTCAGGGACATTTCAGTGACCG CCTTGCCCCTGACAGAGAACAGTTAAAGATTGAGCTTCAGCAGGTTAACCAGCAAATCAACCAACAGACTCAGTTGCACAATATGGAG GCTGCTAGTAACTCTCTACTCCTGCAGAGAGAAGCTAATGCACAGTCCAGCCAGGGCCAGGCAGCAATGCCCTCACAACAGCAACAGCCCAAGTGGCCAGCAGGTGGTGCTAGTGCAGCAGCCGTTTCCAGTGAGCAACTCAGCATGGAGCTCCACCAGGTGGAGAGAGAAATTGGCAAGAGAACCCGTGAGATGGCTATG CAGGAAAACCAAGTAAGCCATGATGTTCAACAGTACAAGATGAAGCCTGCAGAGAATGGACAACCAGAGCACAAGACTCAGCTGGAAGAAATTTCCCTGGCGCTTGG CGAGGTGTCCAATGGTTCCAGCAATTTGCAGGAAAGTGCAATGGGCGGGTCCATGCTGTCACTGGCAAACAAGACTTCTGCTTTGAGCCTGTGTTCTGATCCAGATGCCGCTGGttcagaaatgcagaaaaatggtGTCCATTCATGCTCTTAA
- the LOC101158138 gene encoding roquin-1 isoform X5: MPVQAPQWTEFLLCPICTQTFEETVRRPISLGCGHTVCKMCLNKLHRKACPFDQTVISTDIEQLPVNTALLQLVGGQIPKAQPVALITSPEDSQNYEVARQCVEELALYLKPLSNSRGVGLSSTAQSILSRPMQRKLVTLVHCQLVEEEGRVRAMRAARSLGERTVTELILQHQNPQQLSSNLWAAVRARGCQFLGPAMQEEALKLVLLALEDGSALSRKVLVLFVVQRLEPRFPQASKTSIGHVVQLLYRASCFKVTKRDEDSSLMQLKEEFRTYEALRREHDSQIVQIAMEGGLRIAPDQWSSLLYGDQSHKSHMQSIIDKLQTPASFAQSVQELTIALQRTGDPANLNRLRPHLELLANIDPSPDAPPPTWEQLEKGLVAVKTVVHGLVDFIQNHSKKGADPQQPPQHSKYKTYMCRDMKQKGGCPRGASCTFAHSQEELEKYRKMNKRLAARSGGLMSDEGIPLEAGVTRKPSPLTNGTGTPNLPQLIPRGTDNVPYKTLSDPLKMDGRSSNAPGSPPDALGHGPKSHMPIPPHAMGHPRMPADHLPTVKHMPVVARGSPVYPQRHPDMCYDTRPPPASQYEPPHYPPSYPYQPSPQYVHGEFMRNPPPPNESGLPYQDPYANYNHQEHNYQPPHSSQHFPYPHPHYDRNHPGSYSRPPQPPQPYPSQRDDHVRIQSPAPLDVAPPTGGQSGSVYHQETNARDRYPPDGYYAPGAQPPPMRPFVKPSQPSLDYLHQRRRELISQLEERKVISPPPFAPSPTLSHTFPSDYPTERLHDDGSKPMMKFREPDYAGQYSPWSCETIGSYIGTKDAKPKDVMVTVAMDMMNVDAKGSRDLTLDVPRRGTEVKDDDPIIPFGPQPTVSRFGAISRTSKTGYQTNFPVQTMASTPQNPSSKHMAMSEYSYGSHGTWSGPSYPPQQTTSSQGHFSDRLAPDREQLKIELQQVNQQINQQTQLHNMEAASNSLLLQREANAQSSQGQAAMPSQQQQPKWPAGGASAAAVSSEQLSMELHQVEREIGKRTREMAMENQVSHDVQQYKMKPAENGQPEHKTQLEEISLALGEVSNGSSNLQESAMGGSMLSLANKTSALSLCSDPDAAGSEMQKNGVHSCS, from the exons ATGCCAGTTCAAGCACCACAATGGACAGAGTTCTTGCTGTGCCCAATCTGCACACAAACATTTGAGGAGACTGTCCGTAGGCCGATCAGCTTGGGCTGTGGACACACTGTCTGCAAGATGTGCCTGAACAAGCTGCACCGAAAGGCCTGTCCCTTTGACCAGACAGTTATCAGCACAGACATTGAGCAGCTACCTGTGAACACAGCGCTGTTACAGCTGGTGGGAGGCCAG ATTCCAAAGGCTCAGCCAGTTGCCTTGATTACCAGTCCAGAAGACTCACAGAATTATGAGGTGGCCAGGCAGTGTGTAGAGGAACTGGCCCTTTATCTCAAACCCCTCAGTAACAGCCGAG GTGTGGGTCTGAGCAGTACAGCCCAAAGCATTCTGAGTCGACCCATGCAGAGGAAATTGGTAACTCTAGTCCACTGCCAGCTGGTGGAGGAAGAGGGCCGCGTCAGAGCCATGAGAGCTGCCCGCTCCCTGGGTGAACGAACTGTCACTGAACTCATCTTGCAGCACCAGAATCCACAGCAACTCTCTTCCAACCTTTGGGCAGCTGTTCGTGCTCGGGGATGTCAGTTCTTAGGTCcag CAATGCAAGAGGAAGCTCTTAAGTTGGTCCTCCTTGCTTTAGAAGACGGTTCTGCTTTGTCCAGGAAAGTGTTGGTTCTGTTTGTGGTCCAGAGGCTGGAGCCTCGCTTCCCTCAGGCCTCTAAAACTAGCATAGGCCACGTGGTACAGCTCCTTTACAGGGCTTCCTGCTTTAAG GTCACCAAACGTGATGAAGATTCATCTTTGATGCAGCTGAAAGAAGAGTTTCGTACTTACGAGGCTCTAAGACGTGAGCACGACTCTCAGATCGTACAGATTGCCATGGAAGGTGGATTACGCATAGCACCTGACCAGTGGTCTTCTCTGTTATATGGAGATCAATCTCACAAGTCTCACATGCAGTCTATAATAGATAAG CTGCAGACCCCAGCATCTTTTGCCCAAAGTGTCCAGGAGTTGACAATTGCACTGCAGAGGACCGGAGACCCAGCCAACCTGAACAGGCTGCGGCCCCACTTGGAACTGCTGGCAAACATCGACCCCAGCCCGG atgctcCTCCTCCTACGTGGGAGCAGCTAGAGAAAGGGCTTGTAGCAGTGAAAACAGTGGTACACGGGCTAGTTGACTTTATCCAGAACCACAGCAAGAAGGGAGCTGACCCTCAACAG CCTCCTCAGCATAGCAAATACAAGACATACATGTGTCGTGACATGAAGCAGAAGGGAGGCTGTCCTCGTGGAGCCAGCTGTACCTTTGCTCATTCTCAGGAAGAACTGGAGAA GTATCGTAAAATGAATAAGCGTCTGGCAGCCCGGTCAGGTGGGCTTATGTCAGACGAGGGGATTCCTCTCGAAGCAGGAGTGACTCGGAAGCCCTCCCCCCTCACCAATGGCACTGGGACACCAAATCTACCCCAACTTATTCCTCGTGGCACCGACAATGTCCCATATAAGACTCTGTCTGATCCCCtcaagatggatggaagaagtTCAAATGCCCCTGGATCACCACCAGATGC CCTGGGCCATGGACCGAAAAGTCACATGCCGATCCCACCTCACGCAATGGGCCACCCACGGATGCCTGCAGATCACCTCCCAACGGTAAAGCATATGCCTGTGGTAGCCAGAGGTTCGCCGGTGTATCCTCAGCGACATCCTGACATGTGCTATGACACTCGTCCACCACCTGCCTCTCAGTATGAGCCCCCTCATTACCCCCCAA GTTACCCATACCAACCTTCACCACAGTATGTTCATGGGGAGTTCATGCGTAACCCGCCTCCCCCGAATGAGTCAGGACTGCCTTACCAAGACCCTTATGCTAACTACAACCACCAAGAGCATAACTATCAGCCCCCTCACTCCAGCCAGCATTTCCCATATCCCCACCCTCACTATGACAGAAATCACCCCGGTTCCTACAGCCGCCCACCACAGCCCCCACAGCCTTATCCGTCTCAGAGGGATGACCATGTCCGAATCCAGAGTCCAGCACCTCTAGACGTCGCCCCACCCACAGGAGGACAGTCCGGCTCCGTCTACCACCAAGAGACAAATGCCCGCGATCGCTACCCACCAGATGGCTACTATGCACCAGGAGCCCAGCCTCCCCCAATGAGGCCTTTTGTCAAG CCGTCACAGCCCAGCCTTGACTACCTGCATCAACGTCGGCGGGAGCTGATATCACAGCTTGAGGAAAGGAAAGTCATCTCCCCACCGCCATTCGCCCCCTCGCCCACTCTTTCCCACACCTTTCCCAGTGATTACCCCACAGAG CGTTTGCATGATGATGGCTCCAAACCGATGATGAAATTCAGAGAGCCTGACTATGCGGGCCAGTACTCCCCTTGGTCTTGTGAGACTATAGGCTCATATATTGGTACAAAGGATGCCAAACCCAAAGATGTTATGGTTACTGTTGCCATGGACATGATG AATGTGGACGCAAAAGGTTCTAGAGATCTAACATTGGACGTTCCACGGAGGGGCACAGAAGTAAAGGATGACGACCCTATTATCCCGTTTGGACCCCAGCCCACTGTGTCGCGCTTTGGCGCCATCTCTCGCACTTCAAAGACAGGTTACCAGACCAATTTCCCTGTGCAGACTATGGCCTCCACCCCGCAGAATCCCAGCTCTAAACACATGGCTATGTCAG AATATTCATATGGGAGTCATGGCACATGGAGTGGGCCGTCATACCCTCCTCAGCAAACCACCTCCTCTCAGGGACATTTCAGTGACCG CCTTGCCCCTGACAGAGAACAGTTAAAGATTGAGCTTCAGCAGGTTAACCAGCAAATCAACCAACAGACTCAGTTGCACAATATGGAG GCTGCTAGTAACTCTCTACTCCTGCAGAGAGAAGCTAATGCACAGTCCAGCCAGGGCCAGGCAGCAATGCCCTCACAACAGCAACAGCCCAAGTGGCCAGCAGGTGGTGCTAGTGCAGCAGCCGTTTCCAGTGAGCAACTCAGCATGGAGCTCCACCAGGTGGAGAGAGAAATTGGCAAGAGAACCCGTGAGATGGCTATG GAAAACCAAGTAAGCCATGATGTTCAACAGTACAAGATGAAGCCTGCAGAGAATGGACAACCAGAGCACAAGACTCAGCTGGAAGAAATTTCCCTGGCGCTTGG CGAGGTGTCCAATGGTTCCAGCAATTTGCAGGAAAGTGCAATGGGCGGGTCCATGCTGTCACTGGCAAACAAGACTTCTGCTTTGAGCCTGTGTTCTGATCCAGATGCCGCTGGttcagaaatgcagaaaaatggtGTCCATTCATGCTCTTAA